One region of Budorcas taxicolor isolate Tak-1 chromosome 3, Takin1.1, whole genome shotgun sequence genomic DNA includes:
- the LOC128045105 gene encoding olfactory receptor 10K1-like codes for MEWANETLVTEFVFLGFSSLAGLQRLLFAVFLLVYLFMLGTNVVIVSTIVLDRALHTPMYFFLGVLSCSETCYTFVIVPKMLVDLLAQKKTISFLGCAIQMFFFLFLICSHSFLLAAMGYDRYVAICNPLRYTVLMGFGVCMGLVAAACACGFIISLATTSMIFHLPFHSSNKLHHFFCDVSPVLKLASHQSYLNQLVIFVLGVFVLVIPLLLILVSYVLIISAILKIPSSVGRYKAFSTCASHLIVVTVHYGCASFIYLRPKSNYSSSQDTLISVSYTILTPLFNPMIYSLRNKEFKSALQRAMTHTSYSIN; via the coding sequence ATGGAGTGGGCCAATGAGACCTTAGTGACAGAGTTTGTCTTCCTCGGCTTCTCATCTCTGGCTGGGCTGCAACGGCTGCTCTTTGCTGTCTTCCTGCTTGTGTATTTGTTCATGCTGGGCACTAACGTCGTCATTGTTTCTACCATTGTGCTGGACAGagccctccacacccccatgtacttcttccttggTGTCCTCTCCTGCTCTGAGACTTGTTACACCTTCGTCATTGTACCCAAGATGCTGGTTGACCTGCTGGCCCAGAAGAAGACCATTTCTTTTCTAGGCTGTGCCATCCAgatgtttttcttcctcttcctcatttGCTCTCACTCCTTCCTGCTGGCAGCCATGGGTTATgatcgctatgtggccatctgtaacCCTCTGCGCTACACAGTGCTCATGGGTTTCGGGGTGTGCATGGGACTAGTGGCTGCTGCCTGTGCCTGCGGCTTCATAATCTCACTGGCCACCACCTCCATGATATTTCACCTGCCGTTCCACTCCTCCAACAAGCTCCATCACTTCTTCTGTGATGTCTCTCCAGTCCTCAAGCTGGCATCTCATCAATCTTATCTCAATCAGTTGGTCATATTTGTGCTTGGTGTGTTTGTCTTGGTTATTCCACTGTTACTTATTCTAGTCTCCTATGTGCTCATCATCTCTGCCATTCTAaaaatcccatcctctgttggAAGATACAAGGCTTTCTCTACCTGTGCTTCCCATCTCATTGTGGTAACTGTTCATTATGGTTGTGCCTCTTTCATCTACTTAAGGCCCAAATCCAATTACTCTTCAAGTCAAGACACCCTAATATCTGTATCTTATACCATCCTCACACCGTTGTTCAATCCAATGATTTACAGCCTGAGAAATAAGGAATTCAAATCAGCCCTTCAAAGAGCAATGACCCATACTTCATATTCTATTAATTAA